A segment of the Parasphingopyxis algicola genome:
CTTCGCCGCCTTGCGCAATTCCTGCGTCTGCCTGCGCGCCTCGGCGGCCTCCCGGCGCGCCTGTTTGGCGTTTTTCCGCGCGCCGCTCCTCGCCTCCGGCGGTGCCTCATTCTTGCCCAGCACCAGATCGGTATAATCGTCGATCGATCCGTCATATTCCGTCGCCGTGCCGTCCTCGATCAGGATCAGCCGGTCGGCGGTCAGCTCCAGCATGTGCCGGTCATGACTGACGATCACGACGGCACCTGCATAATCGGCCAACGCCTGGACCAACGCCTCGCGCGCATCGACATCCAGATGGTTGGTCGGTTCGTCGAGGATCAGGAGGTGCGGCGCGTCGCGGGTGATCAGGGCGAGCGCCAGTCGCGCCCGTTCGCCGCCCGACAGCTTGCGCACTTCGATCGTCGCCTTGTCGCCGGAAAAGCCGAACCGGCCCAGTTGGCCGCGTACGGCGCCGGGTTTCGCCTCGGGCATCGCGCGCGTAATATGGTCGAGCGGCGTATCGTCCCCGTCCAGTTCCTCGACCTGATACTGGGTGAAATAGCCGACCCGCGTCTTGCCATGGATTGCGATATCGCCGGCCATCGGGTCGAGCTGCCCTGCCAGCAGCCGGGCAAGCGTCGTCTTGCCGTTGCCGTTGCGGCCGAGAAAGGCGATGCGGTCCTCCGGATCGATGCGCAGCGACAGCCGGGAGAGGACGGGCGTGTTTTCCGCATAACCCACCGCAGCGTCTTCGAGCACGATCATCGGCGGCTTCATCTCGCCGGGGCTCGGAAAACCGAAAATGAGGCTGGGATCCTCGACCGCGGCTTCGACGGGCGCCATCCTAGCCAGCGCCTTCATCCGGCTCTGCGCCTGTTTCGCGGCATGCGCCTTGGCGCGCCAGCGATCGACGAACGCCTGCAGTTTCTCGCGTTCGGCCAATTGTTTCGCCCGCACGCTCGCCGCCTGCGCCGCCTGCTCGGCGCTCTGTTTCTCGAACGCGTCATAGCCGCCCGGATAGAGTTTCGTCCGGCCGCTCTTCAGGTGCAGGATATGATCGACGACATTGTTGAGCAGATCGCGTTCATGGCTGATCACCAGCATCGTCCCGCGATAGTCGCGCAGGAAATTTTCGAGCCACAGCGTGGCTTCGAGATCGAGATGGTTCGAAGGCTCGTCGAGCATCAGCATGTCGGGCGCAACGAACAGCAAGGCGGCCAGCGCAACCCGCATCCGCCACCCGCCCGAAAAGCTCTCGAGCGGCTGCGCCTGCATCTCTTCGTCAAAGCCGAGGCCGCTCAGGATGCGCGCCGCGCGGGCGGGCTCCGCATGGGCGTCCATCGCATTCAGCCGTTCATGGATGTCGCTGATCCGCTGCGGATCGGTCGTCGCCTCTGCCTCGGCCAACAGCTCCGCACGTTCGCTGTTGGCGGCGAGCACGGTTTCGAGCGGCGTTTCGTTTCCCGACGGCGCTTCCTGCGCCAGATAGCCGATCCGCATCTCCTTGGGCATGTCGATCGCGCCGTCATCGGCTTCGATCTGTCCCGTCAGCGCGCGCATCAGCGTCGACTTGCCCGCGCCATTGCGGCCGATCAGCCCGATCTTTCCGCCGGGCGGCAGCGCCGCCGTCGCGCCGTCGAGGATCACCGTGCCGCCGAGGCGCACCTTGAGATTGCTGAAATTGATCATCGGGGCGCCGCCTATAGCGGAAATGGGACGAGAGGCCAGACCATTGGAGCCCATCGGGGGTAGGGGCGGCGTACTTTGCTTGAGGATAGTATCAGTAAGAACCGTTAGTCCTGAGCCCGTCGAAGGACGCTTCACACCGGACAAACGGGCTTCGACAAGCTCAGCCCTAACGGATCAGGGCGGTCGGCATCCGCGCTAGGCCCGGCCGCCACCCACCACAAAACTCGCCACCGTCGTCGTGCTGCCGCCGATATTGAGCATGCCGAACGTGTCCGCGCCCTCGACTTGATAGTCTCCGGCCTCGCCCGTCACCTGTTTCGCGCAGTCGAGCATCATGCGCACGCCGGTCGCGCCGACCGGATGGCCGAGGCCGATCAGGCCGCCGCTGGGGTTGATCGGATGCGCGCCGTCGATCGCGATCCCGCCATTCTCGATGATCTTCCAGCTTTCGCCGGGTTCGGTCAGGCCGAGATGGTCGATGGCCATATATTCGGTGGTCGTGAAACAGTCATGGACCTCGATACCGTCGAGGTCCTTCGCCGAACCGATCCCCGCCCGGTCGAGCGCGTCGGAAACCGCCTTGCGGACATGCGGAAAGACATAGTCTTCGGCCTTGCTCGCCTCGATTTTGGGCTGATAGCCGATATGCGCGGTCGTGTGGCCCCAACCGTCGATGCGCGCCAGATTGTCGGGCGTCTTGCCGTGCTTCTCGGCATATTCCCGCGCCTTCGTCTCGCCCGCGAGGAAGATCACGGCCCCGCCATCGGAAACCTGCCCGCAATCCTGCCGCCGGATGCGGCCGTCGATCACCGGGTTCGCCTCGTCATCCTCTTCGAAGCTCGCATTGCCGAATGTCCAGCCGCGGGTCTGCGAATTGGGATTGCGGCGGCCATTGGCGAAGTTGTTGCGGGCGATCTCGGCGAGATGCGCATGGCTAAGGCCGAACCTCCGCTCATATTCGTCGCCCAGTTCGGAGAAGATGTGCGGCCAGGGATATTTGACGCCCTCGCATTCCTTGCCGGAAAACATCGCCGGACCGCCGATATATTGCGCGGCCGTATCGCCCGGCACGTTGCGCATCATCTCGATCCCGAGGACGCACACGCAATCGTATCGCCCGGCCTCGATCTCGGCCATTGCGGAGAGGATCGCCATGCTGCCCGAGGCGCAGGCCGCTTCGTGGCGCTGGGCCGGCATGCCGGAAAAACGATCGTCGACCGCCGCGAAAAAGCCGCCGAGCTGGCCCTGGTTGCAGAACAGCTCGGCGGTGAAATTGCCGACATGGGCCGATTCTATCTCTTCGGGTTCGAGGCCGGTATCGTTGAGTCCACCCTCGAGCGTCGCCTTGAACATGGCGAACAGATCGTCGCCCTCGCGGTGCCAGTTCCGCGCGAAATCGGTCTGGTAACCGCCGAGAATGAATACAGGTGCGCTCATGCCGTCCTCCACCGGGTAAGGCTTACGGATACGTAAGCTGGTTTCGTAATGCAAGTTTTGCTACCCGAATCGCCCCGCGTCGCGACCGGCCGGTTTCGGCGATCCATCCGAAGGCGAAAGAAAGCAATTATGAGCGGCAATATCCGTACCCCCGTTTCGAACTTGGCGAGCCGGATATCGCTGCCGGCGATCGTGGCGCCGATGTTTCTCGTCTCCGGGCCCGAACTGGTCAATGCCAGCCGCCGGGCGGGGACGATCGCCTCCTTTCCGTTTCCGAACGCGCGGACGACCGAGATACTCGATGATTGGCTGGGGCAGACCTGCCGGACGGAGGACGAGCAGGGCAGGGCGCTCGCCCCGATCGCCGCGAACATGATCACGCACAGCAGCTATGACCGGCTTGGCGACGAGCTCGAGCTGATCGCGAAGCACAAGCCCGATATCGTCATCACCGCGCTCGGCGGGCCGCAGCCGGTGCTGCCGGTCGTGCACGACTATGGCGGGCTCGTGTTCGCCGATGTGAACAGCATCGATTATGCGCGCAAGGCGGCGAGCCTCGGCGTGGACGGGCTGGTGCTGATCTGTTCGGGTGCGGGCGGCCATACGGGCAAGATTTCGCCCTTCGCCTTTGTGACAGCGGTGCGCGAGTTTTTCGACGGCATCATCGTGCTGGGCGGCGGTATTGCGACGGGCGGGGCGATCCGCGCGGCCGAGATACTGGGCGCGGATTTCGCCTATATGGGCACCGGGTTCATCGCCGCCGAAGAGAGTCTGGCGACCGATGCATACCGGCAGATGGTCATCGATGCGACGTTCAAAGACCTCGTCGCGAGCAGCGCGTTCACCGGCGCGCGCGCCTATTATCTGCGCCAGAGCCTGGAAGCGGCGGGCTATGACGTCTCGCAGCTCGGCAAGAAGGACGGTCCCGACTTCGCTAAGTCGCAAAGCAGCATCAAGGCGTGGCGCGATCTCTGGTCGGCCGGGCACGGCGTCGGATCGGTTCATGCGGTGGAGCCGGCGGCGGACATCATCGGCCGGCTGCGTGACGAATATGCCGCAGCCTGTGCCCAAGAGTCTGTTTATGCCACTAACTTGCATTGACAGACCCACTATCGCCCGGTAGCTCTTGGGGCGAGATCGCGGAACAGGCCGAAAACGGCACAAAGGCGGTCTGTGCTTTGGGGAGGTTTTATGCAGATTAAGGGCTCGGTATCGCTGGCAGCTATTGCCGCAACATTTCTCGGCGCAGCGCCGGCATGGTCGCAGACGCAACCCGCTGACACGGCGACGCAGGACCAGACGGCGCAGGCGGAGGATTATTCGCCGCTCGGCCAGATCGTCGTGACCGCGCAGCGCCGCGACACAGACCTGCAGACGACGTCTGTCGCGATCACCGCCTTTTCGGCCGACACGCTCGAGGATGAGCGCATCCTCAGCTTCGAGGATCTGGCGAGCCGCTCGACCTCGCTGTCCTTCACCGCGCTGTCGCCGCTCGACCAGGAATTCAATATCCGCGGCATCACCAACACCCGCCTCGATTCTCCCTCGGCCGACCAGTCGATCGGTATCTTCGTCGACGAAGTCTATGTCGGCCGCTCGGGCCTGTTCAATTTCGACCTCTTCGATATCGCCCGGGTCGAGGTCATTCGCGGGCCGCAGGGCGTGCTGCTCGGCCGCAACGTCGTGGGCGGAGCGATCAGCATCATCACCGCCGAACCCGAACAGACGCCGGGCGGATCCTTCACTTTCTCCTATGGCAATTTCGACGAAGTGCTCGCGCGCGGCCATGTGACGGGCGGGCTCTCGGACACCGTCTCGGCGCGGCTCTCCTTCCAGACCCGCAACCGCGACGGCTATAACCGGGATATCCTCCACGGCCGAGATCTCGACGATATCCAGTCGGTCCAGCTGCGCGGGCAGTTGCTCCACGAGGGCGCCGAAGGCTTCACCGCCCGGCTGATCGTCGATTACACCAACGACCAGTCGAACGGCTTCCACAGCGTGGCGATCAACGCGCCCGACCCGACGACGCAGGGGCCTTGGAGCGCCGCGCGCGAGGCGGTGAGCGCTGCGCTCGGCCGGCCATTGCGCATCCGCGAAAGCCTGCCCGAACATCCGCTATACACGGGCGATGCGAACGAGACCCCGCAGGAACTCGATCGCGAGGCCTGGGGCATCACGCTGCAACTCTCCAAGGAGTTTGACGGCTTCGCGACGCTCGAAAGCGTCACCGGTTATCGCCATGGCGACGCCTTCAACCTGTACGACCAGACCGGGATCGGCCCCGATAACGGCTTCGGCGTGCTGACCCCGACCCTGTTCACCTTCCCGGTCAACGAGACCGAGGAAATCGATCAGTTCAGCCAGGAAATCCGGCTCGTTTCCGATCCCGTGCCGCAGGGCTTCGACTGGATCGTCGGCGCCTATTATCAGCGCGACGAAGTCGACAAGTTCGACCGCTTCTGGGCCGAGGTGCCGCTGCCCGTGCTTGTCACGCTGTCGGGCGAATCCACCTGGGACAACAGCGCCGAAAACGAAACCTATGCCGTGTTCGGCCAGGTCGGCTACCGCTTCAACGATATGTGGCGGATCGTCGCGGGCGTCCGTTACACGCATGACAGCAAGAGCGGGACCGTAACCGGAACCGCCGTCGAGGGCGGCGACCAGTTCAATCCGACCGATACGGTTGCGCTGACCCCGCTCGCCGCGACCTTCAGCGAGGGGGAGAGTTTCACCGCATCCTATAGCGACAGCTGGAGCGAGGTGACGCCGCAGGCGACGATCGAGTTCACGCCGAACGACGATCTGTTCTTCTACGCGACCTATTCGACCGGCTTCAAAGGCGGCGGGTTCGAGGACGATCCGGCGAATGCGGTCGCGGCGCAGACGAGCTATGACCCGGAAACGGTGACGAGCTTCGAAGTCGGCGCCAAGATCGATTTTCTCGATCGCCGGGCGCGGCTCAACATTGCAGCCTTCATCCTCGACTATCAGAATCTTCAGGTCACGCAGACCAATCAGGACTGTCTGTGCAACATCACCGATAACGCGGCCGACGCCGAAATCCTGGGCGTCGAGTTCGAGGCGCAGTTCGCGGTCACCGACAATTTCATCCTGTTCGGCGGCGCAACCTTCCTCGAGACCGAGTATATCGATTTCGTCGACTCGCTGGGCCGCGATGCCTCGGGCAATTTCCTGCAACGGACGCCCGACTATCAGTTCAATATCGGCGGCGATCTCAGCGTCGATATCGGCGACTGGGAG
Coding sequences within it:
- a CDS encoding ABC-F family ATP-binding cassette domain-containing protein — protein: MINFSNLKVRLGGTVILDGATAALPPGGKIGLIGRNGAGKSTLMRALTGQIEADDGAIDMPKEMRIGYLAQEAPSGNETPLETVLAANSERAELLAEAEATTDPQRISDIHERLNAMDAHAEPARAARILSGLGFDEEMQAQPLESFSGGWRMRVALAALLFVAPDMLMLDEPSNHLDLEATLWLENFLRDYRGTMLVISHERDLLNNVVDHILHLKSGRTKLYPGGYDAFEKQSAEQAAQAASVRAKQLAEREKLQAFVDRWRAKAHAAKQAQSRMKALARMAPVEAAVEDPSLIFGFPSPGEMKPPMIVLEDAAVGYAENTPVLSRLSLRIDPEDRIAFLGRNGNGKTTLARLLAGQLDPMAGDIAIHGKTRVGYFTQYQVEELDGDDTPLDHITRAMPEAKPGAVRGQLGRFGFSGDKATIEVRKLSGGERARLALALITRDAPHLLILDEPTNHLDVDAREALVQALADYAGAVVIVSHDRHMLELTADRLILIEDGTATEYDGSIDDYTDLVLGKNEAPPEARSGARKNAKQARREAAEARRQTQELRKAAKAAETLIAKLEKDRSAIDRAMFAPDEAKGDLASATMTELMMKRARLDEKIAEQEERWTEASEALEAAD
- a CDS encoding acetyl-CoA acetyltransferase, which codes for MSAPVFILGGYQTDFARNWHREGDDLFAMFKATLEGGLNDTGLEPEEIESAHVGNFTAELFCNQGQLGGFFAAVDDRFSGMPAQRHEAACASGSMAILSAMAEIEAGRYDCVCVLGIEMMRNVPGDTAAQYIGGPAMFSGKECEGVKYPWPHIFSELGDEYERRFGLSHAHLAEIARNNFANGRRNPNSQTRGWTFGNASFEEDDEANPVIDGRIRRQDCGQVSDGGAVIFLAGETKAREYAEKHGKTPDNLARIDGWGHTTAHIGYQPKIEASKAEDYVFPHVRKAVSDALDRAGIGSAKDLDGIEVHDCFTTTEYMAIDHLGLTEPGESWKIIENGGIAIDGAHPINPSGGLIGLGHPVGATGVRMMLDCAKQVTGEAGDYQVEGADTFGMLNIGGSTTTVASFVVGGGRA
- a CDS encoding NAD(P)H-dependent flavin oxidoreductase, which encodes MSGNIRTPVSNLASRISLPAIVAPMFLVSGPELVNASRRAGTIASFPFPNARTTEILDDWLGQTCRTEDEQGRALAPIAANMITHSSYDRLGDELELIAKHKPDIVITALGGPQPVLPVVHDYGGLVFADVNSIDYARKAASLGVDGLVLICSGAGGHTGKISPFAFVTAVREFFDGIIVLGGGIATGGAIRAAEILGADFAYMGTGFIAAEESLATDAYRQMVIDATFKDLVASSAFTGARAYYLRQSLEAAGYDVSQLGKKDGPDFAKSQSSIKAWRDLWSAGHGVGSVHAVEPAADIIGRLRDEYAAACAQESVYATNLH
- a CDS encoding TonB-dependent receptor — protein: MQIKGSVSLAAIAATFLGAAPAWSQTQPADTATQDQTAQAEDYSPLGQIVVTAQRRDTDLQTTSVAITAFSADTLEDERILSFEDLASRSTSLSFTALSPLDQEFNIRGITNTRLDSPSADQSIGIFVDEVYVGRSGLFNFDLFDIARVEVIRGPQGVLLGRNVVGGAISIITAEPEQTPGGSFTFSYGNFDEVLARGHVTGGLSDTVSARLSFQTRNRDGYNRDILHGRDLDDIQSVQLRGQLLHEGAEGFTARLIVDYTNDQSNGFHSVAINAPDPTTQGPWSAAREAVSAALGRPLRIRESLPEHPLYTGDANETPQELDREAWGITLQLSKEFDGFATLESVTGYRHGDAFNLYDQTGIGPDNGFGVLTPTLFTFPVNETEEIDQFSQEIRLVSDPVPQGFDWIVGAYYQRDEVDKFDRFWAEVPLPVLVTLSGESTWDNSAENETYAVFGQVGYRFNDMWRIVAGVRYTHDSKSGTVTGTAVEGGDQFNPTDTVALTPLAATFSEGESFTASYSDSWSEVTPQATIEFTPNDDLFFYATYSTGFKGGGFEDDPANAVAAQTSYDPETVTSFEVGAKIDFLDRRARLNIAAFILDYQNLQVTQTNQDCLCNITDNAADAEILGVEFEAQFAVTDNFILFGGATFLETEYIDFVDSLGRDASGNFLQRTPDYQFNIGGDLSVDIGDWEDALTFHVNYTHRGKMFWAPENVNFEEDYGLLDGRISFTPNNGDWVFSVYGRNITNELYRTNIIPFFGDEVSRLGAPRTYGAELRVRF